DNA from Methylobacterium currus:
ATTCAGGGCCAGAAAAGGGGAGAATCCATGAGGAGGGGGAGGGCGTTTCCAGTCAGGGAAGCGATCACGAAAGTCACTGCGGTGTCCTCCATCCTCGCCCGCGCGACGCATATCGTCGTGACGAGCGCCGGATTCGGGCAAGCAGCCCCTCGTCTGCCGGTTGCTCTCGTGATCGAGGTGCCGCTCTTCGTGACCGCTGCCGCGATGACGGTCAATCTGCTTCTGCTCGATGTCCAGCTGCCGATCGTCCGGCGCGTCATCGCCTCGCTGGGCAGCCGGAGAGGTCGGCCGGCCCGTCCGGTCGACCGGCGACCGGACCTCTTCGGCAGCGATCCTCTGTGACCGGCGCCTGCCTCACACCGCTCCCCGCAGCCCCAGGGCGATCACCGCCAGGATCGCCGCGCCGAGCGCCGGGCCCACGGTCGCGATCACCAGGGCGCCCGGATGGTAGCCCGGAGCCGCGAGGTAGCGCTGATGTCCGCCCGTCTCCTGCCGGAGCAGCGGCGCAGAAAGCCGCGCCGCCGCTCCGGGTGTCCGACCCTGCCGCATGATGCCGTCCCCGCCCGCTTGGCCGCCCCGTCCGGGGCGGCGCGAGACCTGTTGTGTGAGGCCCATCAGGCACCTGGCGGCGTGAAGAGGTGGTGAATCCGATCCCTCGCATTCTCCTTGTCGTGAATCGGGGGTTAGCGCGCCGGGTCAGCGCCCCTTGATCGGGTCGAGGCCCGTCGCGGCGACGGCCGCGGCGTTCTCCGGGGCGGAGAGCCAGGCGATCAGCGCCTTCGCCTCCTCCGGATGGGCGGCGCCCTTCGGGATTCCGGCCGAGAACACCGTCACCTGCTGCACCTCCGCCGGGACCGGCCCGACGATGGTGATGCCCTTGACCGGCTTCAGCTCGCTCAACTGCTGGAAGCCGAACGCGGCATCGCCCCGGGCGACGACGGTGCCGACGCGCTCGGCGACGATCATCCGGCTCTTGCCCGCCAGCTGGTCGTGCAGGCCGAGCTTCCGGAACATCTCCGTCTCGATGTAGACGCCGCTGGCGCTGTCCGAATAGGCGATCGAGGGGGCGGCGAGCAGCGCCTGCTTGAAGTGCTCCAGGTCGTGGATGTCCGGCACCGGCGCCCCGGCCTTGACCGCGAGGCCGATGCGGGAATCGGCGAGCGCGACCTTGCTGCCGGGCAGGATCCTCCCGTCCTTGTCGAGTCCGTCGAGGGCGTAGCCGACCATGATCAGCACGTCGGCCGGTTCTCCCCGCGCCAGGCGCACGGGGATCGCCTCCGGCGCCGTGCCCATCGAGGGGCCATAGGCGGTCTCCACCGTATTGCCCGTCTTCGCCTCGAACCCCGGCACCAGGGCCTGGTAGGCGGCGGTGAAGCCGCCGGAGATCATCACCCGGATCTCCGCCGCCCGGGCCGGGGCGGCGAGGACGAGCCCGGCCAGCAGGCCGGCGGTCAAGCGGGCGAGGGCGGTTCTCCGGCGCAGTGTCGTCGTGGTCATGGCTTCCTCCCGGGCGCGTTCGTCCGCAGCCACTGGCGATGGTCGCCCGTCCGACAGGCCTGCTCCACCGACTTTCCGGAACGAACGCTCACTGGGCGCGGATTTCGCGGGATTAGATTTTCCTGTCAAACGTGCCGGCGATGGCGGTAGAGAGGAGGCAGACGAGGAAGCCCGCATCCGGGAGGAAAGCATGGCAGGTCCGGTGGACGGTCCGCAGGGATCGAAGGTCGCCACGGTGTTGCGCGTCACGAGCGGCAACTTCCTGGAGATGTTCGACTTCTTCCTGTTCGGCATCTACGCGAGCCACATCGCGAAGGCGTTCTTCCCGGCCGGGAACGAGTTTGCCTCGCTCATGCTCACCTTCATGACCTTCGGTGCCGGCTTCCTGATGCGGCCGCTCGGGGCGATCTTCCTCGGCGCCTATGTCGACCGGATCGGCCGGCGACGGGGCCTGATCGTGACGCTCGGCATCATGGCCGCCGGCACGGTGCTGATCGCCTTCGTGCCGTCCTACCAGTCGATCGGCCTCGCGGCGCCGTTCCTGGTGCTGGTCGGCCGGCTGCTCCAGGGCTTCTCCGCCGGCGTCGAGCTCGGTGGCGTCTCGGTCTACCTCGCCGAGATGGCGACGCCGGGCCACAAGGGCTTCTACGTTTCCTGGCAATCGGGCAGCCAGCAGGTCGCCGTGATGGTGGCGGCCCTGATCGGCTTCGCCCTGAGCCACGCCCTGGTGCCGGACCAGATGTCCGAGTGGGGCTGGCGCATCCCGTTCTTCATCGGCTGCATGATCGTGCCGTTCCTGTTCTACATCCGGCGCTCGCTGGAGGAGACGCAGGAGTTCCTGCACCAGAAGCACCGTCCTACGCTCGGCGAGGTCTTCACCTCGCTGGGCCAGAACTGGAAGACGGTGGCACTCGGCATGCTGCTCGTGGTGATGACCACGGTGTCGTTCTACACCATCACGGTCTACACCCCGACCTTCGGCAAGAGCGTGCTGAAGCTGTCCGAGACCGACAGCCTGATCGTCACCTTCTGCACCGCCCTGTCGAACCTGATCTGGTTGCCGGTGATGGGCGCCCTGTCCGACAGGATCGGCCGCAAGCCGATCCTGATCGCCTTCTCGGCGCTGGCGATGCTCACCGCCTATCCGGCGCTGGCGTGGCTCACCTCCAACATCTCGTTCACCAACATGCTGCTCACGTTGCTGTGGCTGTCCTTCCTGTACGGGAGCTACAACGGCGCGATGGTGGTGGCGCTGACCGAGATCGTCCCGAAGCATGTCCGCACCACCGGCTTCTCGCTGGCCTACTCGCTCGCCACCGCGCTGTTCGGCGGCTTCACCCCGGTCGTCTCGACCTGGCTGATCAAGGAACTCCACAACAAGGCGGCGCCGGGCCTGTGGATGGCCTTCGCGGGCGCCTGCGGCCTCATCGCCACCCTGCTGATCTACCGCCGCGGCGCAACCGCGACCGACGCGCTTCCCGGTGCGGCGCGGCCCGCGGCCGGCGAATAGTGAGGCTGGGCGCTAGCGGGCCAAAAGCCCGTCGAGGGAGGCGATCACCCGGACCGGCGCGAGGTCCGGGTACTCGTCGGGCTGGCCCGTGCGATTGACCCAGACCGGGGCGAAGCCGTAGGCCGCCGCCCCGGCGATGTCCCAGCGGTTCGAGGACAAGAAGGCGATCCGCTCCGGCGCGACGCCCAGGGCCCTTCCCGCGAGGTCGTAGGCGGCGGGCGCCGTCTTGAAGGTGCCGGCCGGATCGACCGACAGGACCGCGTCGAGCCGGTCCCCGAGGCCCGCGGCGCTCACCGCCGCGTCGAGCATGGCCGTGTCGCCGTTCGACAGGATCGCGGTCCTGAGGCCGTCCCGGCGCAGGCGCTCCAGGGTGCCGGGCACTTCCGGATAGGCGTCGAGCGACCGGTAGGCGTCGAGCAGGTCCGCCCGTATCGCGCGATCCACCGATGGATGCTGGGCGAGGGCGTAGTCGAGCGCCCGCTCGGTCAGCGTCCAGAACCGGGCGTAGCGCCCGCACAGCGACAAGACCCAGGAATATTCGAGCTGCTTCTGCCGCCAGGTCTCGGACAGCCTTTGCGCCTCCGGCCCGATCGCGGCGGCGTGGCGCTGCACGGCGGAATGGACGTCGAGCAGGGTGCCGTAGGCGTCGAAGACCACGGCCTCGGCGTGGTCGAGCGGGGCGGGGAAGGGCATGCGGCGTCTCGTGGATCGGTGAGCGGGGTTGGCCTCGCTCACCCATGGGAGCGGCCGTGCCTGTGCGGTCCAGACAACGCCGTCGCATCGAGCGGCGTTGCAACCGGACGCTGTTCGGGGCCGCGCCCGACCCCGTCGCGATCAGGCAGGGCTCCAGGGCTTCGGGCCGGCCGGCCCCGCGTGGCAGCGCCCTAACGCGTCGCCGCCACCACGATCCGGGTCCGGCTGATGAAGGCCCGCGGGTCGGCGCCCTGGTGGCCGTAGAGGTCGCGGGTCACCGTCACGCTCTTTCCGCTCAAGCTCTTGCGGCACTCCTCCTTGACGAAGGTCTCGCCGAGCGGCGCCTCGTCGCCGGTGGGCTTGCCCTCGGTGCAGGTCCAGCCGTCATCGCCCCAGTGGCCGCGGGCCTGGATCCCGAGGAGGTGGCCCTTCTTGCGCAGGTAGAGCGGCACCGCATCGTCGGTCTCGATCACCAGCCCGTCGACCCGGGCCTCCTCGCCGACGAGCAGCGTCAGCCGCGCCGGATGCCCGGCGACCCGGGTGCCGTTGCGGGTGGTGCCGTCGGCGTAAGCGAAGCCGATGGCGCGCTTTCCCGTCGCGTCGGCCGGGCAGGCGCGCCAGTCGCTCCAGCCCGCGAGCGTGCGCGCCGGGCCCTCCCGGCAGGCGAGGTCGCCGTAGCCTTTGGGGGAGATCTCCGAGACCGGCATCCCGACCCTGAGGTCGCGCAGGTCGGCGATCTCCGGGCCGGCCGCGAGGGCCGGGCCGGCGCAGAGGAGCGCGACGAGCGCGGCGAGCTCAGTGCGAGGCCGTCGCGGCATTGGAGCCCTCCTTCTTGCGGTAGATGTCGCAGGCCCGGGAGGTCGCGCCGAAGAAGGCGGTGCATTCCTCGATCGTCGGGTCACCCTTGCCCTTGAGCTGGGTGACGACGTAGGTGGCCACCGCGTCGATCTCCGCCGGGCGTAAGAAAACCGCCGTCTCCGGCGGCATGCTGGTGCCCATATCGGCCTTGAGCGAATCGTAGCACTTCACCGAATCGTAGGCGCCGCGCAGGTGGTAGGGCATGCCGGTGCCGGGTCGGCCACAGCGCACCACCTCGGCGACCTGATCCTTCTCGAGCTGCGTCTTGCGCAGGGACAGCGCGTCGCCGCCATAGCCGCCCCCGCCGCCGCCATGCCACTTGTGGCACCCCGAGCACGCCTTCTTGAACACCGCGAGATCGCCGTCGCCCCCGCTGGTCCGGGCGCCCTGCGCCCAAGCCGCGCCCTGCACCCAAGCCGCGCCCGACATGAGCGCGAGGCCGGCGATCACCACCGGCACCATCATTGTCCGCATCCGCATGAACCTCGTGCGTGGCGGGGCGCCCCCGGCGCCCCGCCCTTGATGGATCTCAGCTCAGAGCGCGAAGACGTAGAGCATCGAGCCGGTCTGGATGTTCTTCAGCTCCGGGGTCGAGTCGATGAACCACTTGTCCCAGGCGCCGCCGAGACCGACCAGGATCGCGACGTACTGCTTGCCGTCGACCGTGAAGGTCATCGGGGGCGCGTTGACGCCGCCGCCGGTGCGGAACTCCCACATCTTGTCGAGGGTCTTGGCGTCGAGGGCCATCACGCCGCCGGAGGGCTCGCCGGTGAAGACGAGATCGGGCGTCGCCAGCATGCCGCCGAGCAGCGGGAACTGGGTCTCGTGCTTGCCGGCGACCTTGCCGGTCTTCACGTCGATCGCCGTCACGCTGCCGGTGATCCGGAACGGCTGGCTCGGTCCGCCGCCGGTGAAGAATTCCCGCGGCTTCAGGCTCGCCTGCGTCATCGCCTCGTGGGTGACGCGGTTGCAGCTCTCGATGACCGGGATGTACCAGTATTGCAGGTTCGGATTGTAGGCGGTCGGTGGCCAGTTCTTGCCGCCCATGTTGCCCGGGCAGAAATCCGCGTTCTTGTTCTCCGCCGACGGCGTCGCCGCCGGGTTGTAGCGCTGCACGTCCTTGTTCGGGTCGTACTCGAACGGCTTGCCGGTATCGGGGTTGATGCCCTTGGTCCAGGTCACCTTCTTGACGAAGGGCGTCGCCCAGACGAACTGGCCGGTGGTGCGGTCGACCGCGTAGGCGTGGCCGTTGCGGTCGGCCTCGATGGCGAGCTTGCGGCCGCCGGCATCGACCAGCAGGTTCTCCGACACGCTGTCGTAATCGTAGGGATCGTTCGGCGTGTGCTGGAAGTGCCACTTGATCTTGCCGGTCTGGGCGTCGAGGCCCAGCGTCGAGTCGGTGTAGAGGTTGTCGCCCGGGCGGTAGGCGTTGTCCCAGTCCGGTCCCGGATTGCCGACGCCCCACACGATCGTGTCGGTGTCGGGGTCATAGGTGCCGGTGACCCAGGTCGAGCCGCCGCCGCTCACCGCGGCGTTGTTGTCGCCCTTCCAGGTCTCGTAGCCCGGCTCGCCCTTGCCCGGGATGGTGTGGGTGCGCCAGACCTCCTTCTCGGTCTTCAGGTCGGTGGCGGCGATCCAGCCGCGGATGCCGTACTCGGCGCCGCCGACGCCCGAGATCGCCAGGCCCTTCACGATGAGCGGCGCGCCGGTGATCGTCTCGCCCTTGTCCGGATCGGCGACCTGGCGCTGCCAGGCGACCTGACCGGTCTCCTTGTTGGTGGCGATCAGGCGCCCGTCCAGGGTGTGGCTGACCACGAGGTCGCCCCAGAGCGCGACGCCGCGGTTGTTGACGCCGCAGCAGGCGACCGCGCCGGCCCATTCCCGGTCGGTCTTGGGGTCCATCTTCCAGAGCAGCTTGCCCTCGCCGCCGCGCGTGTCGATCTTGTAGACCGAGCCCCACCCGTCGGTGACGTACATCATGCCGTTCTCGACGATCGGCGTGCCCTCGAGCCCGCCATGGCTCCAGATGCCGCCGCCCTCGATGCCGCCGAGATGCATCGTCCAGGCGACCTTGAGATTCTTGACGTTGCCCTTGTTGATCTGGTTCAGCGTCGAGTAGCGGTGCCCGGCGAAGTTCTTGTGGTGGTGGATCCAGTTGCCGTCCTCCTTGTCGGCGTTCAGCAGGCGGTCCTGCGTGACGCCGGCATCGGCGGCGAAGGCCGCGGGGAGGGGCAGGGCGGCCGCCGTGAGCGCGGCGAGCGAGGTCGCGGCGAGGATGCGCCGCGCCGTGCGTGAGGTCGTCATGATGGTTTCCTCCGGACGGCCTTTTGGTCTGTTGTCGCCGCGGCGCGGGCCGTCTCGCGGCCGGGCGTGATTAGGACAATAGAGCTGGTCGGCGCGCCGGTCGCCTCAAGGACCGGCGCGGACCTCCACCGGGACCTCGACGGAGCCGGCCTTGCGGAAGCTCGCCGCGCAGGTGAAGCGCTCGCCCGCGGCGAGGGGCTGGCGGATCTGGAGCAGCATCACGTGCATGCCCTCCGGCGTCAGCTCGGTCTCGCCCGCGGCCTTGAGGGCGATGGCCTGGACCGGGCGCTTCGAGGGCGGGCCCTCGCCGCCCTTGTCCACGGTCACCCGCTCGCTGAAATTCGCGAAGGGGCAGCGGAAGCGCAGCAGGGAATCGGCCTCGGCGGCCCGGTTCAGGACCGTCATCCGCAGCGGGATGTCCGACCCGACCTTCTCGGTGGGAGCGACGGAGGCGTGCAGCACGTCGATGTCGCCGGCCAGGGCCGGGGTGCAGCCTAGACACAAGGCAACGGTCGCGCTGGTCATCCAATAAAAGCGGCGCGTCTTCAACGGCATGGCGTTGCCGTCTCGGCGTCAAGGCGCGACATGGATGCTGGCATCCATTCTCCTCCTATTAGGATCAGCTTCGCCTTTTCGCGGCGAATTGCGCAAGAGGGTAGCCCGCAACCGTGCTCCGTCAAGATCCGGGATTAACGCGCGGCGGAAAATCGTCCGCGACCGATGCACACGGACCCGGCGCCAGGCCCCCTCCCGCAGGAGGCCCCGGCGCGCTAGCTTGGACGGTTGACGAGGCCAGACGGGGAGCACGAACGATGCCCGACAGCGAGAATCCGGCCCGGGAGCGGGGCCGCTTCGACATCGGGGCGATCGCCGCCGCCCTGCCGGAGAGTGCCACGACGATGCTGGTCGACACCTACCTGACCGACCGGCCGGCGGCGAGCGCCCGGGTCTTCCGCGTCTACCGGCCGACGCCGGCGCATTACCACGAGGGCTGCGACGAGTACCTCTACGTGCTCTCCGGCCGCGGCACGTTCTGGATCGGCGATGCCTCCGACGAGGCGGAGTTCGGTCCGGGCCAGCTCCTGTTCTTCGAGCGCGGCGTGGTCCATGCCCTGCCGCACCTGCTCGAGGAGCCGGTGGTCTTCCTCTCCGTCGACACGCCCCGGCGCGCGCCGACCGACGTGATCTTCGTCGATCCGACGACGGGAACCGCGCAGAGTTTCATGGCCCGCAACGCCGCGGGCGCCGATCCGGCTTGACCTTCCGGGTCCCTCCCGCGATGCACGCGGACTAACAACGGGAGGATACGGGATGGCGGGCGAGAGCAAGGTCGCGTTGGTCACCGGCGCGGCGCGGGGCATCGGGCTGGCGACGGCACAACTCTTCCTCGAGGAGGGCTGGCGGGTCGCGCTCCTCGACATCGACGGCGCGGCGCAGGAGAAGGCCGCGGCGGCGCTCGAC
Protein-coding regions in this window:
- a CDS encoding haloacid dehalogenase type II — encoded protein: MPFPAPLDHAEAVVFDAYGTLLDVHSAVQRHAAAIGPEAQRLSETWRQKQLEYSWVLSLCGRYARFWTLTERALDYALAQHPSVDRAIRADLLDAYRSLDAYPEVPGTLERLRRDGLRTAILSNGDTAMLDAAVSAAGLGDRLDAVLSVDPAGTFKTAPAAYDLAGRALGVAPERIAFLSSNRWDIAGAAAYGFAPVWVNRTGQPDEYPDLAPVRVIASLDGLLAR
- a CDS encoding copper chaperone PCu(A)C gives rise to the protein MPLKTRRFYWMTSATVALCLGCTPALAGDIDVLHASVAPTEKVGSDIPLRMTVLNRAAEADSLLRFRCPFANFSERVTVDKGGEGPPSKRPVQAIALKAAGETELTPEGMHVMLLQIRQPLAAGERFTCAASFRKAGSVEVPVEVRAGP
- a CDS encoding MFS transporter, with translation MAGPVDGPQGSKVATVLRVTSGNFLEMFDFFLFGIYASHIAKAFFPAGNEFASLMLTFMTFGAGFLMRPLGAIFLGAYVDRIGRRRGLIVTLGIMAAGTVLIAFVPSYQSIGLAAPFLVLVGRLLQGFSAGVELGGVSVYLAEMATPGHKGFYVSWQSGSQQVAVMVAALIGFALSHALVPDQMSEWGWRIPFFIGCMIVPFLFYIRRSLEETQEFLHQKHRPTLGEVFTSLGQNWKTVALGMLLVVMTTVSFYTITVYTPTFGKSVLKLSETDSLIVTFCTALSNLIWLPVMGALSDRIGRKPILIAFSALAMLTAYPALAWLTSNISFTNMLLTLLWLSFLYGSYNGAMVVALTEIVPKHVRTTGFSLAYSLATALFGGFTPVVSTWLIKELHNKAAPGLWMAFAGACGLIATLLIYRRGATATDALPGAARPAAGE
- a CDS encoding cupin domain-containing protein — encoded protein: MPDSENPARERGRFDIGAIAAALPESATTMLVDTYLTDRPAASARVFRVYRPTPAHYHEGCDEYLYVLSGRGTFWIGDASDEAEFGPGQLLFFERGVVHALPHLLEEPVVFLSVDTPRRAPTDVIFVDPTTGTAQSFMARNAAGADPA
- a CDS encoding PQQ-dependent dehydrogenase, methanol/ethanol family; translated protein: MTTSRTARRILAATSLAALTAAALPLPAAFAADAGVTQDRLLNADKEDGNWIHHHKNFAGHRYSTLNQINKGNVKNLKVAWTMHLGGIEGGGIWSHGGLEGTPIVENGMMYVTDGWGSVYKIDTRGGEGKLLWKMDPKTDREWAGAVACCGVNNRGVALWGDLVVSHTLDGRLIATNKETGQVAWQRQVADPDKGETITGAPLIVKGLAISGVGGAEYGIRGWIAATDLKTEKEVWRTHTIPGKGEPGYETWKGDNNAAVSGGGSTWVTGTYDPDTDTIVWGVGNPGPDWDNAYRPGDNLYTDSTLGLDAQTGKIKWHFQHTPNDPYDYDSVSENLLVDAGGRKLAIEADRNGHAYAVDRTTGQFVWATPFVKKVTWTKGINPDTGKPFEYDPNKDVQRYNPAATPSAENKNADFCPGNMGGKNWPPTAYNPNLQYWYIPVIESCNRVTHEAMTQASLKPREFFTGGGPSQPFRITGSVTAIDVKTGKVAGKHETQFPLLGGMLATPDLVFTGEPSGGVMALDAKTLDKMWEFRTGGGVNAPPMTFTVDGKQYVAILVGLGGAWDKWFIDSTPELKNIQTGSMLYVFAL
- a CDS encoding c-type cytochrome, yielding MRMRTMMVPVVIAGLALMSGAAWVQGAAWAQGARTSGGDGDLAVFKKACSGCHKWHGGGGGGYGGDALSLRKTQLEKDQVAEVVRCGRPGTGMPYHLRGAYDSVKCYDSLKADMGTSMPPETAVFLRPAEIDAVATYVVTQLKGKGDPTIEECTAFFGATSRACDIYRKKEGSNAATASH
- a CDS encoding extracellular solute-binding protein gives rise to the protein MTTTTLRRRTALARLTAGLLAGLVLAAPARAAEIRVMISGGFTAAYQALVPGFEAKTGNTVETAYGPSMGTAPEAIPVRLARGEPADVLIMVGYALDGLDKDGRILPGSKVALADSRIGLAVKAGAPVPDIHDLEHFKQALLAAPSIAYSDSASGVYIETEMFRKLGLHDQLAGKSRMIVAERVGTVVARGDAAFGFQQLSELKPVKGITIVGPVPAEVQQVTVFSAGIPKGAAHPEEAKALIAWLSAPENAAAVAATGLDPIKGR